A single genomic interval of Syntrophobotulus glycolicus DSM 8271 harbors:
- a CDS encoding type I restriction-modification system subunit M — protein MKNFKEKADLIWKVADLLRGDYKQSDYGKVILPMTVLRRLDCVLEPTKQKVLDYLPKVESLKESAKDIALNKIAGFNFHNRSQLNFDKLIADPNNVSVNLRNYINGFSSSAREIIEYFNFDDHIDRMDDPKTDILFRVLKAFQEIGLTDMDSMEMGYVFEDLIRRFAEQSNETAGEHFTPREVIRLMVNLLFIEDKDILTQEGIVKTLYDPACGTGGMLSVGEQYVKELNPKAELKVFGQEINPESYAICKSDMLIKGQNPSNIKFGNTFTVDGLEEEKFDYMLSNPPFGVDWKKAEKIIKAEADNKGMNGRFGAGLPRINDGSLLFLQHMISKMKLSGTRIGIVFNGSPLFTGAAESGESNIRKWIIENDWLEAVIALPDQLFYNTGISTYIWIINNSKSEERKGKVQLINATGAKDEELTKEGKLDFNRFWQKMDRSLGDKRKKIAENGNTKGIGFITQLYGNFEENEFVKIYPNEFFGYWRITVEQPMKENSKVVKSKGQPKPDTSLRDYENIPFLKKGSDGNLIPQTIEEYFETEVKPHLLEAWIDHSKTKIGYEINFTKYFYEFKPLRALADIKADILALEEKTLETEKTVLES, from the coding sequence ATGAAGAATTTTAAAGAAAAAGCAGACCTGATTTGGAAAGTAGCAGATCTACTTCGAGGTGATTACAAACAGTCAGACTATGGAAAAGTCATACTTCCAATGACTGTGCTTAGACGGCTAGATTGTGTACTCGAGCCAACCAAGCAGAAAGTTTTGGATTACTTGCCAAAAGTGGAGTCACTGAAAGAAAGTGCCAAAGATATAGCTCTCAATAAAATTGCGGGGTTTAACTTTCACAACAGAAGTCAATTAAATTTTGATAAATTAATTGCCGACCCCAATAATGTTTCTGTAAATCTTAGAAACTACATCAACGGTTTTTCCAGTAGTGCAAGGGAAATAATTGAATATTTCAACTTTGACGACCATATTGACCGTATGGATGATCCTAAAACTGATATCCTTTTTAGAGTACTTAAAGCATTTCAAGAGATTGGCCTGACTGATATGGACTCTATGGAAATGGGTTATGTGTTTGAAGATTTAATCAGAAGATTTGCTGAACAATCCAACGAAACAGCTGGGGAGCATTTTACGCCAAGAGAAGTCATTCGTTTGATGGTAAACTTGTTGTTCATAGAAGATAAAGATATTCTCACTCAAGAAGGTATTGTTAAGACACTATATGACCCTGCTTGCGGTACAGGAGGTATGCTTTCTGTAGGCGAACAGTATGTTAAAGAACTTAACCCTAAAGCGGAGCTAAAAGTATTCGGTCAGGAAATTAATCCTGAGTCTTATGCTATTTGTAAATCTGATATGTTGATTAAGGGGCAAAATCCCAGCAACATCAAGTTTGGTAACACTTTTACTGTTGATGGTCTGGAAGAAGAAAAGTTTGATTACATGCTTTCTAATCCTCCCTTTGGTGTGGACTGGAAAAAGGCTGAAAAAATAATTAAGGCTGAAGCGGACAACAAAGGCATGAATGGCCGCTTTGGTGCGGGTTTACCAAGAATTAATGATGGTTCTTTGCTTTTTTTACAACACATGATCTCTAAAATGAAATTAAGTGGCACACGAATTGGGATTGTATTCAATGGCTCACCACTGTTTACAGGAGCTGCTGAAAGTGGTGAAAGTAATATTAGAAAGTGGATTATTGAAAATGACTGGCTGGAAGCAGTTATTGCTTTACCCGACCAACTTTTCTATAACACAGGCATCAGTACTTACATCTGGATTATAAACAACAGCAAAAGTGAAGAACGCAAAGGTAAAGTACAGCTCATTAACGCCACAGGTGCAAAAGACGAAGAACTGACCAAAGAAGGCAAATTAGACTTTAATCGTTTTTGGCAAAAGATGGATAGAAGCCTGGGCGACAAGCGCAAGAAAATTGCTGAAAACGGCAACACCAAAGGTATCGGCTTTATTACCCAGCTTTACGGTAATTTTGAAGAAAATGAATTTGTTAAAATATACCCCAACGAATTTTTTGGCTATTGGCGAATTACCGTTGAACAGCCAATGAAAGAAAATAGCAAAGTGGTAAAAAGCAAAGGACAACCTAAACCGGATACTTCATTAAGAGATTATGAGAATATTCCTTTCTTAAAAAAGGGTTCCGATGGTAATCTTATCCCTCAAACCATTGAGGAATACTTTGAAACCGAAGTAAAACCACACCTTCTAGAAGCATGGATTGACCACAGTAAAACCAAAATTGGCTATGAAATTAACTTTACCAAGTATTTCTATGAGTTTAAGCCATTGAGAGCATTGGCAGATATTAAAGCTGATATTTTAGCTTTGGAAGAGAAGACTTTGGAAACGGAAAAAACGGTGCTAGAATCATGA
- a CDS encoding restriction endonuclease subunit S codes for MKKYNSYKDSGIEWIGEIPGHWEVKKFGYISYMKGRIGWQGLKQAEFTSNPEDPFLITGMNFHDGKIRWDEVYHILEERYNEAPEIQLKESDVLFTKDGTIGKLLYVDSIPYPHKASLNSHLLVLRPLNNFYNPRFIYYQLKGLPFKHHVELTKTGTTFYGITQEAMGQYKALLPSLPEQTAIANYLDRKTAEIDELIADKKRLLELYEEEKTAIINQAVTKGINPDAPMKDSGIEWLGEIPEHWEVKRLKYVANIVLGKMLTTEDKGEYYLKPYLRAANLNWLSVNVDDVKEMWFSERELNKYRLNRNDLLVSEGGEVGRTCIWKEELEECYIQNSVHKVTLNDNSDSNYFLQLFYLYGKKGAFDLIVNKISIAHLTVEKLKEIKFITPPFEEQQSIVHHIKTECASIDAKKFRNEKLIEFLTEYRTALISEVVTGKIKVVD; via the coding sequence ATGAAAAAATACAATTCATATAAAGACAGTGGTATTGAATGGATTGGAGAGATCCCGGGGCATTGGGAAGTTAAGAAATTCGGCTATATTTCCTATATGAAAGGAAGAATAGGTTGGCAAGGGCTGAAGCAAGCCGAATTTACAAGTAATCCTGAAGACCCATTCTTAATTACGGGTATGAATTTTCATGATGGGAAAATAAGATGGGATGAAGTATATCATATTCTAGAAGAAAGGTATAATGAAGCACCAGAAATTCAGTTGAAAGAATCAGATGTTTTATTCACAAAAGACGGAACCATCGGTAAATTGCTTTATGTAGATTCAATTCCATACCCACACAAGGCATCACTAAACAGTCATCTACTTGTACTACGCCCATTAAATAATTTTTATAACCCTCGCTTTATATATTATCAACTAAAAGGGCTTCCTTTTAAGCATCATGTTGAACTTACAAAAACAGGCACAACATTTTATGGAATAACTCAGGAGGCGATGGGACAATACAAAGCATTATTACCCTCCCTACCTGAACAAACCGCCATTGCTAACTACCTCGACCGCAAAACAGCAGAGATAGACGAACTGATTGCTGACAAAAAACGCCTGCTTGAACTCTACGAAGAGGAAAAAACCGCCATCATCAACCAGGCCGTTACCAAAGGCATTAATCCTGATGCACCTATGAAAGATTCAGGCATTGAATGGCTGGGAGAAATTCCGGAGCATTGGGAAGTTAAGAGGTTGAAATATGTAGCAAATATCGTGCTAGGTAAAATGTTAACAACGGAAGATAAAGGCGAGTACTACCTAAAACCATATTTGCGTGCTGCTAATTTAAATTGGCTCAGTGTTAATGTAGATGATGTAAAAGAAATGTGGTTTTCTGAAAGAGAGTTAAATAAGTATCGTTTGAATAGAAATGATCTTTTAGTAAGTGAAGGTGGAGAAGTTGGGAGAACTTGTATATGGAAAGAAGAGCTTGAAGAATGCTATATTCAAAATTCTGTTCATAAAGTTACACTGAATGATAATTCTGACTCAAATTATTTTTTGCAACTATTTTATTTGTATGGTAAAAAAGGAGCATTTGATTTAATTGTCAATAAAATAAGTATTGCTCATTTGACTGTAGAAAAACTAAAGGAAATTAAATTTATTACACCCCCTTTCGAAGAACAACAATCCATTGTCCACCATATAAAAACCGAATGTGCCAGTATAGATGCCAAAAAATTCAGAAATGAAAAATTGATAGAATTCTTAACCGAATACCGCACAGCTTTGATCAGCGAAGTGGTAACAGGAAAAATAAAGGTGGTGGACTAG
- a CDS encoding type I restriction endonuclease subunit R, whose protein sequence is MSITTENTFESALVQSLVEQGGYTEGNAPDYSPELGMFKYEVIKFLQESQPKRWDKIYSIHGEDANNRVIQRLYKELDLRGSLDVLRNGFVDYGVRFQMAFFQPASGLNPDAIDLYNKNSLKVYRQIFYSTKNKNSLDVLLSLNGIPVATFELKNQFTGQDVGNALKQYASTRDNREILFAFRKRSLVHFAVDQDEVFMTTKLDGSKTYWLPFNKGANSGKGNPLNPNGYRTAYLWENILQKDSWMEIIQRFVHLQTEEIEVEGKVYKKEKLIFPRYHQLDAVRRISEKVLEVGTGKNYLIQHSAGSGKSNSIAWLVYRLSSLHNATDERIFDSVIVVTDRKVLDQQLQNTIYQFEHKTGVVQKIDKDSSQLASALGYGTNIIITTLQKFPFVVDKVGELPDRKYAVIIDEAHSSQGGEASKKLKEVLAEKSLEKAETEDTDDYNGDDFVREQIERTAASRGQQPNISFFAFTATPKYKTLQVFGDKDSEGKPKPFHLYSMRQAIEEGFILDVLHYYVTYELYFKLTKAIKEDPNLNKKRAAKAIGKFVSLHPHNLAQKTEIIIEHFREIVSKKIGGKAKAMLVCGSRLHAKRYFEEFNRYIKTKGYANEIKILVAFSGKVTDDNYPDGVSEPQMTGYGEKELPAIFDKDEYRILIVADKYQTGFDQPLLHTMYVDKKLSGVKAVQTLSRLNRIHPGKEDTFVLDFANDRQTILDSFQPYYEITSVIEETDVNHLYDLKARLDEFKIYWKEEIEAFANIYFDPKTKLNNSKQQKLLYAFTDPAVDRYKDIPEHERQDEFKKGLRSWTNLYAFLSQIMPFFDAESEKFYAYAKLLQTRLPRRGLSESLQLDDEVALEYYRLQKIKEGSIELQKGEEGELSGTSEAGLKRAKEEKALLSEIINMLNEQFGTEFDEADNLFFDQIEAELMEDETLQTQAKVNKIDTFKFAFDDKFIDKLIGRMDQNQEIFEKILEDKAFGDLVKQLMMKKIYRRMNELV, encoded by the coding sequence ATGAGCATAACAACAGAAAATACATTTGAAAGCGCATTAGTACAATCCCTTGTTGAACAGGGTGGTTACACAGAAGGAAATGCCCCCGATTATAGTCCTGAACTTGGTATGTTTAAATATGAAGTGATTAAGTTTTTACAGGAATCCCAACCAAAACGGTGGGATAAAATTTATTCCATTCACGGAGAGGATGCTAATAATCGCGTCATTCAAAGATTATACAAGGAACTGGACTTAAGAGGCAGTCTGGATGTGCTTCGCAATGGCTTTGTTGATTACGGTGTGCGTTTTCAAATGGCCTTTTTTCAGCCTGCTTCGGGTTTAAACCCTGATGCAATTGATCTGTACAATAAAAACAGCCTGAAAGTCTATCGTCAAATTTTTTATAGCACCAAAAATAAAAACAGTTTAGATGTATTGCTTTCGCTCAACGGTATTCCTGTAGCTACTTTTGAACTTAAAAATCAATTTACAGGTCAGGATGTGGGCAATGCTTTAAAACAATACGCCAGCACCAGAGATAACAGAGAAATTCTTTTTGCTTTCAGGAAAAGATCTTTAGTGCATTTTGCTGTTGACCAGGATGAAGTATTTATGACCACCAAACTTGATGGGAGTAAAACCTATTGGCTACCATTCAACAAAGGCGCAAACAGCGGTAAGGGCAATCCCTTAAATCCCAATGGATACCGCACGGCTTACTTGTGGGAAAATATTTTGCAAAAAGATAGTTGGATGGAAATAATTCAACGCTTTGTGCATTTGCAAACAGAAGAAATTGAAGTGGAAGGAAAAGTTTATAAAAAAGAGAAATTGATATTTCCACGATATCATCAATTAGATGCAGTTAGGAGGATAAGCGAAAAGGTATTGGAAGTAGGGACTGGTAAAAACTATCTGATTCAACACTCCGCAGGTTCGGGAAAGAGTAACTCTATTGCTTGGTTGGTTTATCGTTTATCGAGTTTGCACAACGCTACAGATGAACGGATTTTTGATTCTGTAATCGTTGTTACCGATAGAAAAGTTCTTGATCAACAGTTGCAAAACACTATTTATCAATTTGAACACAAAACAGGTGTAGTTCAAAAAATCGATAAAGACAGCTCGCAGTTAGCTTCTGCCTTGGGTTATGGGACGAACATCATCATTACTACTTTGCAAAAATTCCCTTTTGTAGTAGACAAGGTTGGAGAATTACCGGATAGAAAATATGCCGTAATTATCGATGAAGCCCACAGCTCTCAAGGTGGCGAAGCAAGTAAAAAACTAAAAGAAGTACTGGCTGAAAAATCATTGGAAAAAGCAGAAACAGAGGATACAGATGATTATAATGGTGATGATTTTGTAAGAGAGCAAATTGAAAGGACGGCCGCATCAAGGGGGCAACAGCCTAATATTTCATTTTTTGCCTTTACCGCAACACCGAAATATAAAACCCTGCAAGTCTTTGGAGATAAGGATTCCGAGGGCAAACCAAAGCCATTCCATTTGTATTCCATGCGTCAAGCCATAGAGGAAGGTTTTATTTTAGATGTATTGCATTATTACGTCACTTATGAACTCTACTTTAAATTGACTAAAGCAATAAAAGAAGATCCGAATCTAAATAAGAAAAGAGCTGCCAAAGCAATTGGTAAATTCGTTTCCCTGCATCCTCACAACTTAGCTCAGAAGACCGAAATCATAATAGAGCATTTCAGAGAAATTGTTTCCAAAAAAATAGGAGGCAAAGCCAAAGCCATGTTGGTTTGTGGGTCAAGGCTTCACGCCAAACGTTATTTTGAGGAATTTAATAGATATATAAAGACCAAAGGGTATGCAAACGAAATAAAAATTTTGGTAGCCTTTTCAGGTAAAGTGACTGATGACAACTATCCTGATGGAGTTTCTGAACCTCAAATGACAGGATATGGAGAAAAAGAACTTCCAGCCATTTTTGATAAAGACGAATATAGAATATTAATAGTTGCAGACAAGTATCAAACCGGTTTTGACCAGCCCTTACTTCATACTATGTACGTTGACAAAAAGCTATCAGGTGTAAAAGCCGTTCAGACCTTATCAAGGCTCAACAGAATACACCCCGGCAAAGAAGATACCTTCGTGCTTGATTTTGCCAATGATAGGCAAACCATTTTGGATTCATTTCAGCCTTACTATGAGATCACTTCCGTAATAGAAGAAACTGATGTCAACCACTTATATGACCTTAAGGCCAGATTGGATGAATTCAAAATATACTGGAAAGAAGAAATAGAAGCATTTGCTAATATATATTTTGACCCAAAAACTAAACTAAACAATTCAAAACAACAAAAGCTTTTATACGCCTTTACTGATCCAGCTGTAGATAGATACAAAGACATTCCAGAACATGAAAGGCAAGATGAGTTCAAAAAAGGTTTACGTTCCTGGACAAATTTATACGCGTTCCTTTCTCAAATAATGCCCTTTTTTGATGCTGAATCTGAGAAGTTTTATGCTTATGCCAAGCTCTTACAAACAAGACTTCCAAGAAGAGGGCTCTCAGAATCATTGCAATTAGATGATGAAGTCGCTTTAGAATATTATCGTTTGCAAAAGATAAAGGAAGGTTCTATTGAACTTCAAAAAGGTGAAGAAGGCGAATTAAGTGGAACATCAGAAGCAGGACTGAAAAGAGCTAAAGAGGAAAAAGCCTTGCTTTCCGAAATTATTAATATGCTTAATGAACAATTCGGAACAGAATTTGATGAAGCCGATAATTTATTCTTTGATCAAATTGAAGCTGAATTAATGGAAGATGAAACCTTACAGACACAAGCAAAAGTTAATAAGATAGACACTTTTAAATTTGCTTTCGATGATAAGTTTATAGATAAATTAATCGGAAGAATGGATCAGAATCAGGAAATCTTTGAAAAAATACTGGAGGATAAAGCCTTTGGTGATTTAGTTAAACAATTAATGATGAAAAAAATCTATAGGCGAATGAATGAACTGGTTTAG
- a CDS encoding helix-turn-helix domain-containing protein, producing the protein MTIQQLLQDRQMSRYRLSKISGIPWATLADIYSGKTHLDRCGAGTLSKLSKALGLSIEELLALEAGPEKHTAAGNTNKKTYLETGLSQSVQKAIKDYLQGEKEQVGYLDCLWNELYGAINADLWAGLIAEEQASYLRVKYLGTERKEDDMTD; encoded by the coding sequence ATGACAATACAACAGCTTTTGCAGGATAGGCAAATGTCCCGTTATCGTTTATCGAAAATCAGCGGGATTCCATGGGCAACTCTTGCAGATATTTATTCCGGGAAAACCCATCTGGACCGATGCGGCGCGGGGACGCTTTCCAAATTGTCCAAGGCACTTGGTTTGTCCATTGAGGAACTGCTGGCTCTGGAAGCAGGACCGGAAAAACACACAGCTGCCGGGAACACAAACAAAAAAACTTACTTGGAGACCGGGTTATCGCAGAGTGTCCAAAAAGCAATAAAAGACTATTTACAAGGCGAAAAGGAGCAGGTGGGATATCTTGATTGCTTGTGGAATGAGTTATATGGAGCCATTAATGCTGATCTTTGGGCTGGCTTAATTGCTGAGGAACAGGCAAGTTATCTGCGCGTAAAATATCTTGGGACAGAGAGAAAGGAGGATGACATGACTGATTGA
- the fic gene encoding protein adenylyltransferase Fic, translating into MNKISIRFFDDAEVRAVWDDANSKWWFSVLDIVGVLRGESDYEKNRNYWKYLKAKLKRENSQLGSVTTQFKFTAPDGKKRAANVLDYDGIIALAKNFPSKKANRFIEWFAYSDETIDGKSKSKAYALFDSSLLETLEVGTVKGLQQIHGYLFGGLYDFAGQIRTLNIAKSGFQFAMARFLPETLKSIEKMSESTFDEIADKYVEMNVAHPFMEGNGRSTRIWLDLMLKKNHKLCVDWSKINKKDYLAAMEKSVSNPVQIKDLLKSALTDKINDREVFMKGVDYSYYYEQEDIISEE; encoded by the coding sequence ATGAATAAAATATCGATTCGCTTTTTTGACGATGCGGAAGTTCGTGCTGTATGGGACGACGCAAATTCTAAATGGTGGTTTTCCGTGCTTGACATAGTCGGGGTTTTGCGCGGCGAAAGTGATTATGAAAAAAACCGAAATTACTGGAAATACCTCAAAGCAAAGTTAAAGCGTGAAAACAGTCAACTGGGTAGTGTGACTACCCAGTTCAAATTCACGGCGCCAGATGGAAAAAAACGTGCGGCGAATGTTCTTGATTATGACGGCATCATTGCGCTTGCCAAGAATTTTCCAAGCAAAAAAGCAAATCGTTTCATTGAATGGTTCGCATATAGCGACGAAACAATCGACGGCAAAAGCAAGAGCAAGGCATATGCGCTTTTTGACAGTTCCCTGCTTGAGACATTAGAGGTCGGGACGGTTAAAGGCTTGCAGCAGATTCATGGCTATCTGTTCGGCGGGCTTTATGATTTTGCCGGGCAAATCAGAACGCTCAACATAGCAAAAAGCGGATTCCAGTTTGCGATGGCGCGGTTCCTGCCTGAAACGCTGAAGAGCATAGAAAAAATGTCCGAAAGCACCTTTGACGAAATTGCGGACAAATATGTGGAGATGAACGTCGCTCACCCGTTTATGGAGGGCAACGGCAGAAGCACGAGGATTTGGCTTGACCTGATGCTGAAGAAGAACCATAAACTCTGCGTTGATTGGAGTAAAATCAACAAGAAAGACTACCTCGCCGCCATGGAAAAAAGCGTTTCAAATCCGGTACAAATAAAGGACTTATTAAAATCGGCTTTAACCGATAAGATTAACGACCGCGAGGTCTTTATGAAAGGCGTGGATTATTCCTACTACTATGAGCAGGAAGACATTATTTCAGAAGAATAA
- a CDS encoding DUF1616 domain-containing protein codes for MLRIEIKNEFPFILSLSVILVVLIGMDGSGTGRVVLGLPFVLFFPGYTLIAALFPARGDLDGIERLALSFGLSIAVVPLLGVILNCVPWGIGLYPILVTLLVFTILLSAIAICRRKKLSLENRFGLSLNVKPIKWGSLSRLDKILAAVLAAVIILAIGSLYYTAAIPAAGEKFTEFYLLGSDGKAEGYPRVMKTGETKEVILGTVNHEGRQVSYTVQVRMDGEVKRQLGPFQADNEEKKEESVSFRINEPHENLKVEFLLFKDGESVPYRSLHLWVNVQE; via the coding sequence TTGTTGAGGATAGAAATAAAAAACGAGTTTCCCTTCATCCTATCTCTTTCTGTTATTCTGGTCGTGTTGATTGGGATGGATGGAAGCGGAACCGGGCGGGTTGTGTTAGGTTTGCCTTTTGTCCTGTTTTTTCCCGGGTATACCTTAATCGCAGCTCTGTTTCCGGCCAGGGGCGATCTCGACGGGATTGAACGGCTTGCCTTGAGCTTTGGTCTGAGTATAGCCGTGGTGCCGCTTCTAGGTGTCATCCTGAACTGCGTCCCGTGGGGAATAGGGCTTTACCCTATCCTGGTGACGCTTTTGGTTTTCACGATCCTGCTGTCCGCTATCGCGATCTGCCGAAGAAAAAAACTTTCTTTGGAAAACCGTTTTGGGCTTTCTTTAAACGTGAAACCAATCAAATGGGGCAGCCTTTCCAGGCTGGACAAAATTCTCGCGGCGGTACTGGCGGCAGTGATTATTTTGGCGATAGGAAGCCTGTATTATACCGCGGCGATACCAGCAGCTGGTGAGAAGTTCACAGAGTTTTATCTTTTGGGTTCGGACGGGAAGGCAGAGGGCTACCCCCGGGTGATGAAAACGGGTGAGACCAAGGAAGTGATCCTGGGAACCGTGAATCACGAAGGCCGCCAGGTCTCCTATACCGTCCAAGTGCGAATGGACGGGGAGGTGAAGAGGCAGCTGGGGCCTTTTCAGGCGGACAATGAGGAAAAAAAGGAAGAGTCCGTCAGCTTCAGGATAAATGAGCCTCATGAAAATCTGAAGGTAGAGTTTTTACTGTTTAAAGATGGGGAGAGCGTTCCCTATCGCTCCTTGCATTTGTGGGTAAACGTTCAGGAGTAG
- a CDS encoding ATP-binding protein, translating to MERLTSFSLLIVSFPESILVAILGFLMVGLKPRWRDLLMIGFLQAAVSYLIQRSPVPFGLHSILETLLFIFNIRLVTRLPCRIVLLASLLGLIFYGSVETIAIQLMLHLKGVSLTDVWNNNAMRIFFFLPQALVMLIFIAACKIFHFSLMGYAQEYSRSGYLSKKEIQDKLKADIVNKHNLFISVVVLLPLLLLVILNTAFEAAMLNIFPGEHFIIFNGFMGMFIIILTVLSTVAVKKIGQEIEKEYEAKRAEENFKQIKQLLDSSRKQRHDFHHQLQTIYGLLESGSYERARDYISRAFGEISKTAELIKIDDYSISALLHTKIGLAEARKIKMEIAVEGSLKDLPLTPHEAGSLLGNLIDNALEAVEAEAGEGRQVNVKIAREHGAYVFMVSNTGDPIVPRIRETMFKSDFTTKKDHSGLGLAIVKDIVTKHRGNIAISSDPEETAFTITIPLKKEAKLNESKSNGWRSRKLPV from the coding sequence TTGGAGAGGCTGACTTCCTTTTCCCTGCTGATCGTATCGTTTCCTGAATCGATCCTGGTGGCGATCCTGGGGTTTCTCATGGTAGGGCTCAAACCTCGGTGGCGCGATTTACTGATGATTGGATTTTTGCAGGCGGCGGTTTCTTATCTCATTCAGCGATCCCCGGTGCCCTTTGGGCTCCACTCCATCCTTGAAACACTCTTATTCATTTTCAATATTCGTCTGGTTACCCGCCTGCCCTGCAGGATAGTGCTGCTGGCGTCTTTACTTGGCCTGATTTTTTACGGCTCAGTTGAAACGATCGCAATACAGCTCATGTTGCATCTCAAAGGGGTTTCCCTGACTGATGTTTGGAATAATAACGCGATGAGAATCTTCTTCTTCCTCCCGCAGGCCCTGGTCATGCTGATCTTTATCGCGGCGTGTAAAATTTTTCATTTCTCTTTGATGGGTTATGCTCAAGAATATAGCCGTTCGGGATATTTATCCAAAAAGGAAATTCAAGACAAGTTAAAGGCAGACATTGTGAACAAACATAATCTTTTTATCTCTGTAGTCGTTCTCCTCCCCTTACTTTTACTGGTCATATTAAACACCGCCTTTGAGGCTGCCATGTTAAACATTTTTCCGGGAGAGCATTTTATTATCTTTAACGGGTTCATGGGAATGTTCATTATTATTTTAACGGTACTCTCCACTGTCGCCGTCAAAAAAATCGGACAAGAGATCGAAAAGGAATACGAGGCGAAAAGAGCGGAGGAAAACTTCAAACAGATCAAACAATTGCTGGACTCTTCCAGAAAGCAGAGACATGATTTCCACCACCAGCTGCAGACGATTTACGGACTGCTGGAAAGCGGCTCCTATGAGAGAGCGCGGGATTACATCAGCAGGGCGTTCGGTGAGATATCCAAAACCGCGGAACTGATAAAAATTGACGATTATAGCATCAGCGCCCTTCTCCACACCAAAATAGGCTTGGCTGAAGCCAGAAAAATCAAAATGGAAATCGCCGTTGAAGGCAGCCTCAAAGATCTCCCGTTAACTCCGCATGAAGCCGGCTCCTTGCTGGGAAACCTGATTGACAACGCGCTTGAGGCCGTAGAAGCTGAAGCCGGTGAAGGCAGGCAGGTAAACGTAAAAATAGCCCGTGAACATGGAGCGTACGTATTCATGGTCAGCAATACAGGGGACCCTATCGTCCCCAGAATCAGAGAAACAATGTTCAAATCTGACTTCACGACAAAAAAAGATCACAGCGGTTTGGGCCTGGCAATTGTCAAAGATATCGTCACCAAACACCGGGGCAACATCGCGATCAGCAGCGACCCTGAAGAAACAGCTTTTACCATTACAATCCCGCTGAAAAAGGAGGCGAAGTTGAATGAATCTAAGTCAAATGGCTGGAGGAGCCGCAAACTACCTGTCTAA
- a CDS encoding accessory gene regulator ArgB-like protein — protein sequence MNLSQMAGGAANYLSKELALDTGKIDTLRFGLEMILATLIKGGILITLAYFLGILPEVMFAMACGAIYRLFSGGAHCSGYWRCLTLGLISYLTAGETGLYLGSRLSADFLSYSLLAGYFLSVLCVIAWVPGEVPFKKITSASERILFKILSLAYLCLWLGISVIMVHFGHASFAAAGLFAVMIQTISFSPPGYKVIHKADDFLIRLSRERRCSAHAAKD from the coding sequence ATGAATCTAAGTCAAATGGCTGGAGGAGCCGCAAACTACCTGTCTAAAGAACTGGCCCTGGATACCGGCAAAATCGATACGTTGCGTTTCGGCTTAGAAATGATCCTGGCGACGCTCATTAAAGGGGGGATTCTGATCACCCTGGCCTATTTCCTTGGAATACTTCCTGAGGTGATGTTTGCAATGGCCTGCGGGGCGATTTACCGGCTGTTCAGCGGCGGAGCCCACTGCAGCGGATACTGGAGATGCCTTACCCTGGGACTGATCAGTTATCTCACAGCCGGAGAAACAGGATTATATCTGGGAAGCCGTTTATCAGCAGACTTCCTGAGCTATTCCCTGCTGGCCGGATATTTCCTGTCCGTTCTCTGCGTGATCGCCTGGGTGCCGGGGGAAGTACCGTTTAAAAAGATTACAAGCGCTTCTGAAAGAATCCTGTTTAAAATTCTTTCATTGGCCTATCTTTGCTTATGGTTAGGGATCAGTGTCATTATGGTTCACTTTGGCCACGCATCGTTTGCGGCTGCCGGGCTTTTTGCTGTCATGATCCAGACAATCAGTTTTTCTCCGCCGGGTTACAAGGTTATCCACAAAGCGGATGACTTTTTAATACGATTATCCAGAGAAAGGAGGTGTTCAGCTCATGCTGCAAAAGATTAA
- a CDS encoding cyclic lactone autoinducer peptide — translation MLQKIKKLMVTPVVMAAFLVAAVGVKPACFFWFYQPAPPVKSE, via the coding sequence ATGCTGCAAAAGATTAAAAAACTCATGGTGACCCCTGTTGTGATGGCTGCTTTCTTAGTCGCCGCCGTCGGTGTCAAGCCAGCGTGTTTCTTTTGGTTTTATCAGCCTGCTCCTCCCGTAAAATCAGAATAA